The proteins below are encoded in one region of Enhydrobacter sp.:
- the topA gene encoding type I DNA topoisomerase has protein sequence MNVLVVESPAKAKTIGKYLGPGYTVLASYGHVRDLPAKDGSVRPDEDFAMDWEVDAPSQKRLDAIAKAVGKGGRLYLATDPDREGEAISWHVKDVLGRKKALQGVDVKRVTFNAITKQSVLDAVAHPRELDQPLIDAYLARRALDYLVGFTLSPVLWRKLPGSRSAGRVQSVALRLICEREAEIEVFRSREYWTVDAIFGTSKKQTLKARLTHLDGRKLDKFDLDSAERAEAAKREIERRAFAVSAIERRQVRRNPPPPFITSTLQQEASRKLGLGAATTMHIAQRLYEGVDIGGETVGLITYMRTDGVQLAPEAIGQTRRLIESRYGADYLPEKPRLYSSKAKNAQEAHEAIRPTDLFRTPQDVARYLDRDQLGLYELVWKRTVASQMESAVLDQVTVDIASGDKNVGLRATGSVVRFNGFLTLYDEGRDDKPEDENGNAILPDVVENEALERREVIPEQHFTEPPPRYSEASLVKKLEELGIGRPSTYASIIDVLQRRKYVRLERKRFVPEDRGRIVTAFLQTYFPRYVEYDFTAHLEEELDDISGGRIDWRQVLRDFWREFSSAVGETRDLRVSEVLDKLDEELGPHFFPANDNGGKSPRECPSCGTGRLGLKLGKFGAFIGCSNYPACRFTRKLGIVDSEADAASGANLDKPKLLGIDPETGKEVTLRNGPYGLYVQLGEPEGKEKPKRQSLLRGMTPDDVTLEKALALLALPRELGPHPDDSEPIVAGVGRFGPYVKHGKKYKSIPADESVLDIGMNRAVALLAEARQARGRAAAKPVRIVGSHPGDGQPIELYEGRYGPYVKHGGVNATVPRDIKPENLTVEQAAGLLAERAAKGGGKKVKAARPKKVAPAAANDTGQKPAPKKTAARKKAAPKRKAKAETPPRTGTDG, from the coding sequence ATGAATGTGCTGGTCGTCGAGTCGCCTGCCAAGGCCAAGACCATTGGGAAGTATCTCGGCCCCGGCTACACCGTCCTGGCCTCCTATGGTCATGTCCGCGATCTGCCCGCCAAGGACGGCTCCGTCCGGCCCGACGAGGATTTCGCCATGGACTGGGAGGTCGATGCGCCTTCCCAGAAGCGGCTCGACGCCATCGCCAAGGCCGTCGGCAAAGGCGGCAGGCTCTATCTCGCCACCGACCCCGATCGCGAGGGCGAGGCGATCTCCTGGCATGTGAAGGATGTGCTCGGCCGGAAGAAGGCCCTGCAGGGGGTAGACGTCAAGCGCGTCACCTTCAATGCCATCACCAAGCAGTCCGTGCTCGACGCCGTCGCCCATCCGCGCGAGCTCGACCAGCCGCTGATCGACGCCTATCTGGCGCGCCGCGCCCTCGACTACCTCGTCGGCTTCACCCTCTCGCCCGTGCTGTGGCGCAAGCTGCCGGGCAGCCGCTCGGCCGGCCGCGTGCAGTCGGTGGCGCTGCGCCTGATCTGCGAGCGCGAGGCCGAGATCGAGGTCTTCCGAAGCCGTGAATACTGGACCGTCGACGCGATCTTCGGCACATCGAAGAAGCAGACGCTGAAGGCCCGCCTCACCCATCTCGATGGCCGCAAGCTCGACAAGTTCGATCTCGACTCCGCCGAGCGCGCCGAGGCGGCCAAGCGCGAGATCGAGCGCCGGGCCTTTGCCGTCTCGGCGATCGAGCGCCGGCAGGTGCGGCGCAACCCGCCGCCGCCCTTCATCACCTCGACCCTGCAGCAGGAGGCGTCGCGCAAGCTCGGGCTGGGCGCGGCGACCACCATGCATATCGCCCAGAGACTCTATGAAGGCGTGGATATCGGCGGCGAGACGGTCGGCCTCATCACCTACATGCGGACCGACGGCGTCCAGCTCGCGCCGGAGGCGATCGGCCAGACGCGCCGCCTGATCGAAAGCCGATACGGCGCCGATTACCTGCCGGAGAAGCCGCGCCTCTACTCGTCGAAGGCCAAGAACGCCCAGGAAGCGCACGAGGCGATCCGGCCGACCGACCTCTTCCGCACCCCGCAGGACGTGGCGCGCTATTTGGACCGGGACCAGCTCGGCCTCTACGAGCTCGTCTGGAAGCGCACGGTCGCGAGCCAGATGGAAAGCGCCGTGCTCGACCAGGTGACGGTCGATATCGCCAGCGGCGACAAGAACGTCGGCCTGCGCGCCACCGGCTCGGTGGTGCGGTTCAACGGCTTCCTCACGCTCTACGACGAGGGCCGCGACGACAAGCCGGAGGACGAAAACGGCAACGCGATCCTGCCTGACGTCGTCGAGAACGAGGCGCTGGAGCGCCGCGAGGTCATCCCGGAGCAGCATTTCACCGAGCCGCCGCCGCGCTACTCGGAAGCGAGCCTCGTGAAGAAGCTGGAGGAGCTCGGCATCGGCCGACCGTCGACCTATGCCTCCATCATCGACGTGCTGCAGCGCCGCAAGTACGTCCGGCTCGAGCGCAAGCGCTTCGTGCCGGAGGATCGCGGGCGCATCGTCACCGCCTTCCTGCAGACCTACTTCCCGCGCTACGTCGAGTACGACTTCACGGCCCATCTCGAGGAGGAGCTCGACGACATCTCGGGCGGCCGGATCGACTGGCGGCAGGTGCTGCGCGACTTCTGGAGGGAGTTCTCGTCCGCCGTCGGCGAGACCAGGGATCTGCGCGTGAGCGAGGTCCTCGACAAGCTCGACGAGGAGCTGGGGCCGCACTTCTTTCCGGCCAACGACAATGGCGGCAAGAGTCCGCGCGAATGCCCGTCCTGCGGCACCGGCCGGCTCGGCCTGAAGCTCGGCAAGTTCGGCGCCTTCATCGGCTGCTCGAACTATCCGGCATGCCGCTTCACCCGCAAGCTCGGCATCGTCGATTCGGAAGCCGATGCGGCATCCGGCGCCAATCTCGACAAGCCGAAGCTGCTGGGCATCGATCCCGAGACCGGCAAGGAAGTGACCCTGCGCAACGGCCCCTACGGTCTCTATGTCCAGCTCGGCGAGCCGGAGGGCAAGGAGAAGCCCAAGCGCCAGTCCCTGCTGCGCGGCATGACGCCCGACGACGTGACGCTCGAGAAGGCGCTGGCGCTGCTGGCGCTGCCGCGCGAGCTGGGGCCGCACCCGGACGACAGCGAGCCGATCGTGGCCGGGGTCGGCCGCTTCGGCCCATACGTGAAGCACGGCAAGAAGTACAAATCGATCCCGGCCGACGAAAGCGTGCTCGATATCGGCATGAACCGCGCCGTGGCGCTGCTGGCCGAAGCCAGGCAGGCGCGCGGTCGCGCCGCGGCCAAGCCGGTCCGCATCGTCGGCAGCCATCCCGGCGATGGGCAGCCGATCGAGCTCTACGAGGGCCGCTACGGGCCCTACGTGAAGCATGGCGGCGTCAACGCCACCGTGCCGCGCGACATCAAGCCGGAAAACCTCACCGTCGAGCAGGCGGCCGGGCTGCTGGCCGAGCGCGCTGCCAAGGGCGGTGGAAAGAAGGTGAAGGCAGCCCGGCCGAAGAAGGTTGCGCCGGCCGCGGCGAACGATACCGGGCAGAAGCCGGCGCCAAAGAAGACAGCCGCGCGGAAGAAGGCCGCCCCCAAACGCAAGGCCAAGGCCGAGACGCCACCCCGCACCGGCACCGATGGCTAA
- the dprA gene encoding DNA-processing protein DprA gives MFDGLSVPALDPAERRARLRLARTPRIGPVSFHEALAHFGAARAACHEIRTVPEAAIASEEQALAELGGRFLVFGDADYPAALAALPDAPPVLSGVGDMRLLGRPTLAIVGARDASMAGRRFAGDLAGNLGKAGFVIASGLARGIDAAAHDAALATGTVAVMAGGVDQVYPPQNARLQQAIARQGLLLSEAAMGAPPVARAFPRRNRIVSGLSAGVIVIEAAARSGSLITAQRAAEQGREVFVVPGSPLDPRYGGSNNLIRDGAILVRDVNDITSVFGRPQSFAQPPEKPVQNGDGRDTAKVVEALGAVPTPVDELVRRCQVSAATVAEILLALELEGRLERHRGNRVSLI, from the coding sequence ATGTTCGATGGCCTTTCTGTTCCCGCGCTCGATCCGGCTGAACGCCGCGCCCGGCTGCGCCTGGCGCGAACACCGCGCATCGGTCCGGTCTCCTTCCACGAGGCGCTGGCGCATTTCGGAGCGGCGCGCGCCGCCTGCCACGAGATCCGCACCGTGCCCGAAGCGGCAATTGCATCGGAAGAGCAGGCGCTGGCGGAGCTCGGCGGCCGGTTTCTGGTGTTCGGCGACGCCGACTACCCGGCGGCGCTCGCAGCCTTGCCCGATGCGCCGCCAGTGCTCTCGGGCGTTGGCGACATGCGCCTGCTTGGCCGCCCGACGCTGGCCATCGTCGGCGCGCGCGATGCCTCGATGGCCGGACGAAGGTTCGCCGGCGATCTCGCCGGCAATCTGGGCAAGGCGGGATTCGTGATCGCCTCGGGCCTCGCCCGGGGCATCGACGCGGCCGCGCACGACGCGGCACTGGCTACCGGAACGGTCGCGGTGATGGCCGGCGGCGTGGACCAGGTCTATCCACCGCAGAACGCGCGCCTGCAGCAGGCGATCGCCCGTCAGGGCCTGCTGCTGAGTGAGGCGGCCATGGGCGCACCGCCGGTCGCCCGCGCCTTTCCCCGCCGCAACCGTATCGTCAGCGGTCTTTCCGCAGGCGTGATCGTGATCGAGGCGGCCGCCCGCTCGGGATCGCTGATCACGGCGCAGCGGGCGGCCGAGCAGGGACGCGAGGTCTTTGTCGTTCCCGGCTCGCCCCTCGATCCGCGCTATGGCGGCTCCAATAACCTTATAAGGGACGGGGCTATCCTGGTGCGGGACGTCAACGATATTACAAGTGTGTTCGGTCGGCCTCAGTCGTTCGCCCAACCTCCTGAGAAACCAGTACAAAATGGCGATGGCAGGGACACGGCAAAGGTGGTCGAGGCGCTGGGCGCCGTACCCACTCCGGTTGACGAACTGGTACGCCGATGCCAAGTGTCCGCCGCCACCGTGGCGGAGATCCTGCTGGCCCTCGAGCTGGAAGGTCGCCTGGAAAGGCACCGGGGTAACCGCGTATCTCTGATATGA
- the rpmG gene encoding 50S ribosomal protein L33, producing MAKPTSILIKMVSSADTGFYYVTKKNPRTKTEKLELKKYDPVARKHVVFKESKMK from the coding sequence ATGGCCAAGCCGACCTCGATCCTCATCAAGATGGTGTCCAGCGCCGACACCGGCTTCTACTACGTGACCAAGAAGAACCCGCGCACCAAGACCGAGAAGCTCGAGCTCAAGAAGTACGACCCGGTGGCGCGCAAGCACGTGGTGTTCAAGGAATCCAAGATGAAGTGA
- a CDS encoding IS1182 family transposase, translating into MLKKALPQQIELELVAIEGLVPKDHLLRKIEAVIDFSFIHERVAGLYCPDNGRPPLDPVAMFKALFIGYLFGIRSERQLVREIEVNIAYRWFLGLKLTDPVFDASTLSQNRRRRYNDTSVAQDIFDAIVEQAIRHGLVDGTVLYTDSTHLKANANKNRYDVAVVAKSRSDYWDALDAAIGEDRAAHGKKPLKDKARQPIEKETKVSRTDPESGYMVRDGKPKGFFYLDHRTVDGRLGIITDTYATPANVHDSIVYLGRLDRQRRRFDFNVGAVGLDAGYATTGIAKGLEERGVLGVIGYRRPTPPRSGMMPNKAFHYEAEVDGYRCPQGQLLTYATTDRTGYRHYTSDPAICRACPLLASCTSSANATRLITRHVWAEVRERTDAHRLTPWGKRIYKRRKETVERSFADAKQLHGHRYARFRGLLAVACQCLLAAAAQNIKKIALAMAPIPVPA; encoded by the coding sequence ATGCTGAAGAAGGCGCTACCGCAACAGATCGAACTCGAACTCGTGGCGATCGAGGGTCTGGTTCCGAAGGATCACCTGCTCCGCAAGATTGAAGCGGTGATCGATTTCTCGTTTATCCATGAGCGTGTGGCGGGGCTTTACTGCCCCGACAATGGGCGCCCGCCGCTGGATCCGGTGGCGATGTTCAAGGCCCTGTTCATTGGCTACCTGTTCGGGATCCGCTCCGAACGGCAGTTGGTGCGCGAGATCGAGGTCAACATCGCCTATCGCTGGTTTTTGGGGCTGAAGCTGACCGATCCGGTATTCGACGCCTCGACGCTGTCGCAGAACCGACGCCGGCGCTACAACGACACGTCGGTCGCGCAGGACATCTTCGATGCGATCGTGGAGCAGGCGATCCGTCACGGCCTGGTCGATGGCACGGTGCTGTACACCGACTCGACGCACCTGAAGGCCAACGCCAACAAGAACCGCTATGACGTTGCCGTGGTCGCCAAGTCGCGTTCGGACTATTGGGATGCGCTTGATGCAGCGATCGGGGAGGATCGTGCCGCGCACGGCAAGAAGCCGCTGAAGGACAAAGCGCGCCAGCCGATCGAGAAGGAGACCAAGGTCTCACGCACCGATCCGGAGAGCGGCTACATGGTGCGTGACGGCAAGCCGAAGGGCTTCTTCTATCTCGACCACCGCACGGTCGATGGTCGCCTGGGCATCATCACTGACACCTATGCGACGCCCGCCAACGTGCATGATTCCATCGTGTATCTCGGCCGCCTCGACCGCCAACGCCGCCGCTTCGACTTCAATGTCGGCGCCGTCGGCCTCGATGCCGGTTATGCGACCACTGGCATTGCCAAGGGCTTGGAGGAGCGCGGTGTACTGGGCGTGATCGGCTATCGCCGACCGACGCCGCCGCGATCCGGCATGATGCCGAACAAGGCCTTCCACTATGAGGCAGAGGTGGATGGCTATCGGTGTCCGCAGGGCCAGCTTCTCACCTACGCCACCACCGATCGCACCGGATATCGACACTACACCAGCGATCCGGCCATTTGCAGAGCCTGCCCGTTGCTCGCTTCCTGTACGTCCAGCGCCAACGCAACGCGCCTGATTACCCGTCATGTCTGGGCCGAGGTTCGCGAGCGCACCGACGCTCATCGGCTGACCCCTTGGGGCAAGCGCATCTACAAGCGACGCAAGGAGACGGTCGAACGCTCCTTCGCTGATGCCAAGCAACTCCACGGCCACCGCTATGCCCGCTTCCGTGGTCTCCTCGCCGTGGCCTGCCAGTGCTTGCTGGCTGCCGCTGCCCAGAACATCAAGAAAATCGCTCTCGCAATGGCGCCTATCCCCGTTCCGGCCTGA
- a CDS encoding DUF983 domain-containing protein, giving the protein MAAIHAPVAFLTALKRGWRGLCPRCSEGALFGGFLKMRSHCPACDLVFEPYRADDAPAYFTILAVGHIIVPLVLVLERYGNQPPLWFHALLWLPLSVLLALLLLPRIKGALIALLWVHRMAAPKPSTDGPDLSS; this is encoded by the coding sequence ATGGCCGCGATACACGCTCCCGTTGCTTTCCTGACCGCATTGAAGCGCGGTTGGCGAGGCCTCTGTCCCCGTTGCAGCGAAGGCGCCCTGTTCGGAGGATTCCTGAAGATGCGCAGCCATTGCCCGGCCTGCGATCTCGTGTTCGAGCCCTACCGGGCCGACGACGCCCCCGCCTATTTCACCATCCTCGCGGTCGGCCATATTATCGTCCCGCTTGTCCTCGTGCTGGAGCGCTACGGCAACCAGCCGCCGCTCTGGTTCCACGCGCTGCTGTGGCTGCCGCTCTCCGTCCTGCTTGCATTGCTCCTGCTGCCGCGCATCAAGGGCGCACTGATCGCGCTGCTGTGGGTCCATCGCATGGCGGCGCCCAAGCCCTCGACCGACGGACCGGATCTTTCTTCCTGA
- a CDS encoding S41 family peptidase, with protein sequence MSLTRFFRLALSHATAALFAASLVASCGTTNASTPPSDAASSEVSPERVVAQAYRLIAERHLSAPDFRKISLETYHGFASADPALSLRTDGQIYTVTRDGKEIVSRRAPADPADGKAWGAMLADLFSASVDASPVLKNTDRNALTKGAMVATTKQLDKNTRYADPEEARDNRFQRDGGGGIGITVQRTDDKKVMIIAVQDGSPAGTGGVRAGDQILEIDGENMVDSPLIDVVHKLRGPVGAPVSLTVLRPSDGQKLTMLLQRGRIIPTTVTYERDGNIALIHLTGFNTATTDALAQAIDKAHADIGPELAGIIIDMRGNRGGLLDQAEGVAELFVGDGVIFSTKGRHPDSQHTYRSESHAWANELPVAVLMNGNSASAAEIVAAALQDRGRAVVIGTTSYGKGTVQTVVRLVNQGELILTWSRLVAPSGYTWNELGVMPNVCSAKVTSPDTLGPSAVDANRALLRQWHAERDPSAQEVAHMRKVCPPAEETSGRDVEIANRLLRNPKLYAEAVRLGAIDQASAR encoded by the coding sequence GTGTCGTTGACTCGTTTTTTCCGGCTGGCGCTGTCCCATGCGACAGCCGCATTGTTCGCCGCCTCGCTGGTCGCTTCCTGCGGAACGACCAACGCCTCCACACCTCCTTCAGATGCGGCTTCTTCCGAGGTCAGTCCCGAGCGGGTCGTCGCGCAGGCCTATCGCCTGATCGCCGAGCGGCACCTCAGCGCGCCCGACTTCCGCAAGATCTCGCTCGAGACCTACCATGGCTTCGCCAGCGCCGATCCCGCGCTGTCGCTGCGCACCGACGGCCAGATCTACACGGTGACGCGGGACGGCAAGGAGATCGTGTCCCGCCGGGCGCCGGCCGATCCGGCCGACGGCAAGGCCTGGGGCGCGATGCTGGCCGACCTGTTCTCGGCCTCGGTGGACGCCTCCCCGGTGCTGAAGAACACCGACCGCAACGCCCTCACCAAGGGGGCGATGGTGGCCACGACCAAGCAGCTTGACAAGAATACGCGCTACGCCGATCCCGAGGAGGCGCGCGACAATCGCTTCCAGCGCGACGGCGGCGGCGGCATCGGCATCACGGTCCAGCGCACCGACGACAAGAAGGTCATGATCATCGCCGTCCAGGACGGCTCGCCGGCGGGCACCGGCGGGGTTCGCGCCGGCGACCAGATCCTCGAGATCGACGGCGAGAACATGGTCGACAGCCCGCTGATCGACGTCGTCCACAAGCTGCGCGGCCCCGTCGGCGCGCCGGTCTCGCTCACGGTCCTGCGGCCGAGCGACGGCCAAAAGCTGACGATGTTGCTGCAGCGCGGCCGGATCATTCCGACCACGGTCACCTACGAGCGCGACGGCAACATCGCCCTGATCCATCTCACCGGCTTCAACACCGCCACGACCGACGCGCTTGCTCAGGCGATCGACAAGGCGCACGCCGACATCGGCCCCGAACTGGCCGGCATCATCATCGACATGCGGGGCAACCGTGGCGGCCTGCTCGATCAGGCCGAAGGCGTGGCCGAGCTGTTCGTCGGCGACGGGGTGATCTTCTCGACCAAGGGGCGCCATCCCGACAGCCAGCACACCTATCGCAGCGAGAGCCACGCCTGGGCCAACGAGCTGCCGGTGGCGGTGCTGATGAACGGCAACTCGGCCTCGGCCGCGGAGATCGTCGCCGCGGCCCTGCAGGACCGGGGACGGGCCGTCGTCATCGGCACGACCAGCTACGGCAAGGGTACGGTGCAGACCGTGGTCCGGCTGGTGAACCAGGGCGAGCTGATCCTGACCTGGTCGCGGCTGGTGGCGCCATCGGGCTACACCTGGAACGAGCTCGGGGTCATGCCCAATGTCTGCAGCGCCAAGGTGACGAGCCCCGACACGCTCGGACCATCGGCCGTCGACGCGAACCGGGCGCTGCTGCGGCAGTGGCACGCCGAGCGCGATCCGAGCGCTCAGGAGGTGGCCCACATGCGCAAGGTATGCCCGCCCGCCGAAGAGACGTCGGGGCGCGACGTCGAGATCGCGAACCGCCTGCTGCGCAACCCGAAGCTCTATGCCGAGGCCGTGCGACTGGGCGCGATCGACCAGGCGTCGGCCCGCTGA
- a CDS encoding MFS transporter → MTVPSASRALPWALIGAACLGSFAATSSGTTRAPFLLEMAHDLDVSMPLVANLVSMTATAWGVTSAAAGYLSDLVGRRALLVAALIALALAMCGQASAGSFLWVAVWASGAGGCAGAFTGVVFTEVSSRVEDRQRGRALGWVMGGQSLTLVVGVPLAAWVGSAIGWRGWNVCVGGLAFVASLALLLTVRSGRRPVTRAEQRPALRRALSPRVLALLGTGIAERICYGLAAVYFATFLQAVYGLSLAATAIPLAVFALGNVLGTILGGQLADRLRDRLRTFAIAMAMSGLAALGLFMWHPAPAISVALGFLYVMLNALGRPSYMASLAAVPDEVRGTVLGLNGTSASLGWICAAGLGAVMISTVGFEGFGPLGAVLGVLGTIGALSCRRMSS, encoded by the coding sequence GTTCCTGCTCGAGATGGCGCACGATCTCGATGTCAGCATGCCGCTCGTCGCCAATCTCGTGTCGATGACGGCGACGGCCTGGGGCGTCACCTCGGCGGCAGCCGGCTACCTGTCGGATCTGGTCGGCCGCCGGGCGCTCCTGGTCGCCGCGCTGATCGCGCTGGCCCTTGCCATGTGCGGCCAGGCGAGCGCCGGCAGCTTTCTCTGGGTCGCGGTGTGGGCAAGCGGCGCGGGCGGTTGCGCCGGCGCCTTCACCGGCGTGGTGTTCACCGAAGTTTCCTCACGCGTCGAGGACCGCCAGCGCGGCCGCGCGCTCGGCTGGGTGATGGGCGGCCAGTCGCTCACGCTGGTGGTCGGCGTGCCGCTCGCTGCCTGGGTCGGGTCGGCGATCGGCTGGCGCGGCTGGAATGTCTGCGTCGGCGGCCTCGCCTTCGTGGCGAGCCTCGCTTTGCTGCTCACGGTTCGCTCCGGCAGGCGGCCTGTCACACGCGCCGAACAGCGGCCGGCCTTGCGCCGCGCGCTCTCGCCGCGCGTGCTCGCGCTGCTGGGCACGGGCATTGCCGAGCGCATCTGCTACGGGTTGGCTGCCGTCTATTTCGCGACCTTCCTGCAGGCGGTCTATGGACTTTCCCTGGCGGCGACGGCCATCCCCCTCGCGGTGTTCGCCCTCGGCAACGTGCTGGGAACGATCCTCGGCGGTCAGCTCGCCGACCGGCTGCGCGATCGGCTGCGGACCTTCGCCATTGCGATGGCCATGTCGGGGCTCGCGGCGCTGGGACTCTTCATGTGGCACCCCGCTCCGGCGATCTCGGTCGCCCTGGGGTTCCTCTATGTGATGCTGAATGCCCTGGGTCGGCCGTCCTACATGGCGTCGCTCGCCGCCGTGCCGGACGAGGTCCGTGGCACCGTGCTCGGCCTGAATGGAACCTCGGCCAGCCTCGGCTGGATTTGCGCGGCAGGCTTGGGCGCCGTCATGATCAGCACCGTGGGCTTCGAGGGCTTCGGCCCGCTCGGCGCCGTGCTCGGCGTGCTGGGCACGATCGGCGCGCTGTCTTGCCGACGGATGTCTTCGTGA
- the rnr gene encoding ribonuclease R gives MAKGRIPTRDELLTFIRESATPVGKREIARAFGLKGDQRIELKDLLRDLRDTGEIAADRAKTFKDPGALTDVAVLEIVKVDEDGHLLAVPRRHDEEKDGPAPRIEIDPHSGRGGPAPAVGDRVLASLRRRGKAAYQARIIRRLGSGPKKILGLYEEPAGRGGHGTVTPTDRKLRREFDVRPADRNGARPGDIVWIEEVGGHLSRRARVIERIGPMSDPRTVSLISIAANDVPIDFPQAALDEAERARAAPLGSRLDLRELPLVTIDGEDARDFDDAVYAEPDPAHRGGWRLLVAIADVAWYVRSDKALDRAAYRRGTSVYFPDRVVPMLPEALSNHWCSLMPRQDRPVLVAEMWIDGDAQLKRHRFHRAMMRSAARLTYTRVQRAIDGVPDEETGPLLEPVIKPLYGAFRVLLAARERRGALDLDLPERLVRLGEDSRIAEIGVRERLDSHRLIEEFMVLANVAAAQALEQRHAPCLYRVHDQPDPAKLEALREFLATLGIALPAGSRLKPGDLNRVLHAAADKPVARLVNETILRSQSQAVYAPGNLGHFGLALARYAHFTSPIRRFPDLIVHRALIAAFGLGDGGLPEADRGRFEEFGEHLSMCERRAVAAERAALDRYVAAYMAQHVGASFPGRVTSVTRFGLFLSLDGTGADGLLPIRSLGPEFFRHEEGRQMLIGERTGESFGLGDRLRVKLVEADAATGGLLFELVDVIERVERHALPRGRRPRRPVAHGRPARDKRSRRRR, from the coding sequence ATGGCTAAGGGTCGCATCCCGACCCGTGACGAACTGCTGACCTTCATCAGGGAAAGCGCGACACCGGTCGGCAAGCGCGAGATCGCCCGCGCCTTCGGCCTGAAAGGCGACCAGCGCATCGAGCTCAAGGATCTGCTGCGCGACCTGCGCGACACCGGCGAAATCGCCGCCGATCGCGCCAAGACGTTCAAGGATCCGGGTGCGCTCACCGACGTCGCCGTGCTGGAGATCGTCAAGGTGGACGAGGATGGCCACCTGCTGGCCGTGCCGCGTCGCCACGACGAGGAGAAGGACGGCCCCGCCCCGCGCATCGAGATCGATCCCCACAGCGGCCGTGGCGGTCCGGCGCCCGCCGTCGGCGATCGCGTCCTCGCCTCGCTCAGGCGCCGCGGCAAGGCGGCCTACCAGGCCCGAATCATCCGCCGCCTCGGCAGCGGCCCGAAGAAGATCCTGGGCCTCTACGAGGAACCGGCGGGCCGCGGCGGTCATGGCACGGTGACGCCGACCGACCGCAAGCTGCGGCGCGAATTCGACGTCCGGCCGGCCGACCGCAACGGCGCGCGGCCGGGCGATATCGTCTGGATCGAGGAGGTCGGCGGCCACCTCTCGCGCCGGGCCCGCGTCATCGAGCGCATCGGCCCGATGAGCGACCCGCGCACCGTGAGCCTGATCTCGATCGCCGCCAACGACGTGCCGATCGACTTCCCGCAGGCGGCGCTCGACGAGGCCGAGCGCGCCCGCGCGGCGCCCTTGGGCAGCCGCCTCGACCTGCGCGAGCTGCCGCTGGTCACGATCGACGGCGAGGATGCGCGCGATTTCGACGATGCGGTCTATGCCGAGCCGGACCCCGCCCATCGCGGCGGCTGGCGCCTGTTGGTCGCGATCGCCGATGTCGCCTGGTACGTGCGATCCGACAAGGCGCTCGATCGCGCCGCCTATCGTCGCGGCACCTCGGTCTATTTCCCCGACCGGGTCGTGCCGATGCTGCCCGAGGCCCTCTCCAACCACTGGTGCTCGCTGATGCCGCGCCAGGACCGGCCGGTCCTGGTGGCCGAGATGTGGATCGACGGCGACGCTCAGCTCAAGCGCCACCGTTTCCACCGCGCCATGATGCGCTCGGCTGCCCGCCTCACCTACACGCGCGTGCAGCGCGCGATCGACGGCGTGCCGGACGAGGAGACCGGCCCGTTGCTGGAGCCCGTCATCAAGCCGCTCTACGGCGCGTTCCGCGTCCTTCTGGCGGCGCGCGAAAGACGCGGCGCGCTCGACCTCGACCTGCCGGAGCGGCTGGTCAGACTGGGCGAGGATAGCCGCATCGCCGAGATCGGCGTGCGCGAGCGCCTCGACAGCCACCGGCTGATCGAGGAGTTCATGGTGCTGGCCAACGTGGCGGCCGCGCAGGCGCTGGAGCAGCGCCACGCCCCTTGCCTCTATCGGGTCCACGACCAGCCCGATCCGGCCAAGCTCGAGGCATTGCGGGAGTTCCTCGCCACCCTCGGCATCGCGCTGCCCGCGGGCTCCCGCCTCAAGCCCGGCGATCTCAACCGCGTGCTGCACGCCGCCGCCGACAAGCCGGTGGCCCGGCTGGTGAACGAAACGATCCTGCGCAGCCAGAGCCAGGCGGTCTACGCCCCCGGCAACCTCGGCCATTTCGGTCTGGCGCTCGCGCGCTATGCGCATTTCACCTCGCCGATCCGCCGCTTTCCCGATCTGATCGTGCACCGTGCGCTGATCGCCGCGTTCGGACTGGGCGACGGCGGCCTGCCCGAGGCGGATCGCGGCCGCTTCGAGGAGTTCGGCGAGCATCTCTCGATGTGCGAGCGCCGGGCGGTCGCCGCCGAGCGCGCAGCGCTCGACCGCTATGTCGCGGCCTACATGGCCCAGCATGTCGGCGCCTCCTTCCCCGGCCGGGTCACGTCGGTGACGCGGTTCGGCCTTTTCCTCTCCCTCGACGGGACGGGGGCCGACGGGCTGCTGCCGATCCGCAGCCTGGGTCCGGAATTCTTCCGACACGAGGAAGGCCGGCAGATGCTGATCGGCGAGCGGACCGGCGAGAGCTTCGGGCTGGGCGACCGGCTGCGCGTCAAGCTGGTGGAGGCCGATGCCGCCACCGGCGGCCTGCTGTTCGAGCTTGTCGATGTGATCGAGCGTGTCGAGCGTCACGCCCTGCCGCGCGGCCGGCGCCCGCGTCGTCCGGTCGCGCACGGAAGGCCCGCTCGGGACAAACGGTCGCGACGACGCCGGTGA